GTGCGGGCGAAACCTCGCCCTCGCTTAGCAGTACCTGGTCGACGATCTTGACGGCATCCAGCAGCCTTCCCTTGTCCAGAAGTTTTGCCACGCTCCTTTTGACCTCGCGAAGCCCGTCGGCGCGACAGGTAACCAAGGTAGGCGAGGGCATGGCCCAGACGTCGGCCTCCTTCGGCTCGATTTTCAGGATTCCGCCTCCGTAGGCGCGACCGACCATTTCGGCATGCAGCAACGTAATGGAGTTCAAGCTGGCGACAGGGAGGAGCTCGCGGCCCAGGACCCCGTGTGCATCGTTGAGATAGACCCCATGCACGGAATTAAGGTGACGGGCTTGTGCTGCGTTCTCCGTGATCCGAGGCGTGTCCGCGTTCATGCATGTTAGCAACAGGTCGGCGGGGGAAACCAGTGGCACACGATACCAAGTCTTGCGGACCCGGCATTTGTAGGCGGTGTCCACGCCTGTCCTATGGCCATCTGCAATGTATGCTGCCGCGGCCGCGGAAGGCGGATCGCTCGGATAGAAGAGGTGGATTGCGTTCCCCTCTTCACCGAGTTTCTTTAGCTGGGCATTCGAAAGAGAGAGGCCCCGCAAATGAGAGCTTCCGGGCGGTGAAAGGCTGAGCAACTCGTCCGGGAGCAGTCCAATCTCAGCTACACGCTGGGGGGAAAGGGTGAAGTATTTGTTGTTTCCCGTTACCATCCCGAGCGTCGTATCGCCCCAGGTTTCCAAGTTCGTGTAGAGGCCAGTTGCGGAGAGCGTCTGCAAAAGATGCATCGCGTCGGCATCGACGAGACTGCTGGTCCACTTGGCCGCTGGGTCGGCCGGTGTCCAGCTCTGTCCAGGACCTAGAGTATCGAGCGTTGCGGCGTTCTTTGTTTGACTGATGGTTGCATAATCCGCCGGTCCGCCGAGATAGCCGTCCGCAAGGAGAAGTACGACATCCGCTTCCGCTTCGGGGAACACTTGCTCGTCGAACAATACGAGTTGCACGTCGCGGAATCGATTGAACAGGAACTTGCGGACGGGAGCGGCATAGTTCACTGAGAGCAGTTCGGCGGGCAACACGAAGGCCAGGCGGCCACCTTTCTTCAGGAACAATGCCGAGTGCACGGTGAATGCTGCCCAACTCGACGCGAGCCCGGTCAGGGAAATGCCGGCCCTGATAGCCGCCTCCCGGGCACGGGCGCGGGCTTCCCCGGTAAAGTCCTGGTATCGGATATAGGGAGGATTTCCGATGACGGCGTCGAACGCTTGATCAGGCGTGACGGCAAAGAAGTCGGACAGTTGGATATTGGCCTCGCCCCCGGCGTCAGCGACCCGCTTGCGGGCAACGTCCGCGCTGTGGGCGTGTATCTCCACGCCATGAACCATCGGGCACGAGCGCCGGCCGGGAGCGAGTTCACGAAGGCGATCGACCGCGGAAACCAAGAATGCAGCGTCGCCAGCGGCAGGCTCCAACACGCGATCGTCAGGCGCGCGAATGGCCCATTTCGAAATGAAACGGGTAATCGCCGGAGGC
Above is a genomic segment from Ensifer canadensis containing:
- a CDS encoding HsdM family class I SAM-dependent methyltransferase; translated protein: MTFVTHRDPIDTPVLRKERGAFFTPPAITRFISKWAIRAPDDRVLEPAAGDAAFLVSAVDRLRELAPGRRSCPMVHGVEIHAHSADVARKRVADAGGEANIQLSDFFAVTPDQAFDAVIGNPPYIRYQDFTGEARARAREAAIRAGISLTGLASSWAAFTVHSALFLKKGGRLAFVLPAELLSVNYAAPVRKFLFNRFRDVQLVLFDEQVFPEAEADVVLLLADGYLGGPADYATISQTKNAATLDTLGPGQSWTPADPAAKWTSSLVDADAMHLLQTLSATGLYTNLETWGDTTLGMVTGNNKYFTLSPQRVAEIGLLPDELLSLSPPGSSHLRGLSLSNAQLKKLGEEGNAIHLFYPSDPPSAAAAAYIADGHRTGVDTAYKCRVRKTWYRVPLVSPADLLLTCMNADTPRITENAAQARHLNSVHGVYLNDAHGVLGRELLPVASLNSITLLHAEMVGRAYGGGILKIEPKEADVWAMPSPTLVTCRADGLREVKRSVAKLLDKGRLLDAVKIVDQVLLSEGEVSPAQMAVVRHARAEFVKRRNLRAASGR